In the Magnolia sinica isolate HGM2019 chromosome 15, MsV1, whole genome shotgun sequence genome, one interval contains:
- the LOC131226737 gene encoding alanine aminotransferase 2-like, whose product MSSATSSPVTVETINPKVLKCEYAVRGEIVTHAQRLQQELQEKPGSHPFDEILYCNIGNPQSLGQQPITFFREVLALCDHPSILDREETQGLFSLDAIARARQILNQIPSRATGAYSHSQGIKGLRDSIAAGIATRDGFPANADDIFLTDGASPVVHMMMQLLLRSEEDGILCPIPQYPLYSASIALHGGTLVPYYLDEATGWGLEVSEVKKQLEAARSKGIIVRALVVINPGNPTGQVLAEDNQREIVEFCKKEGLVLLADEVYQENIYIDNKKFNSFKKISRSMGYGEKDIALVSFQSVSKGYHGECGKRGGYMEVTGFSADVREQIYKVASVNLCSNISGQILASLVMNPPKVGDKSFKSFSAEKNGILSSLGRRAKTLEDAFNSLEGVTCNKAEGAMYLFPWLHLPQKAIKAAEAAKKAPDAFYAHRLLDATGVVVVPGSGFGQVPGTWHVRCTILPQEDKIPAIVSRLTAFHEAFMDEFRD is encoded by the exons ATGTCTTCCGCTACATCTTCTCCTGTTACTGTTGAAACCATCAATCCAAAG gTTCTAAAATGTGAGTATGCCGTCCGTGGAGAGATTGTTACCCATGCCCAG CGTTTGCAACAAGAATTACAAGAAAAGCCAGGCTCTCACCCCTTTGACGAG ATACTCTACTGCAATATTGGAAATCCTCAGTCCCTTGGTCAGCAGCCAATTACCTTCTTTCGAGAG GTTCTTGCATTATGTGACCATCCTTCCATCTTGGACAGAGAAGAAACTCAGGGCTTGTTCAG TTTGGATGCCATAGCAAGAGCTAGGCAGATTCTGAACCAGATTCCCAGTAGAGCTACCGGTGCATATAGTCACAGTCAG GGAATCAAAGGCTTACGTGATTCAATTGCAGCTGGGATTGCCACTCGTGATGGTTTTCCTGCCAATGCTGATGACATTTTCTTAACTGATGGAGCAAGCCCTGTG GTGCATATGATGATGCAGTTACTACTAAGATCTGAGGAAGACGGCATTCTTTGCCCCATCCCGCAGTACCCTTTGTACTCTGCCTCAATTGCCCTTCATGGTGGCACTCTT GTACCTTACTACCTTGATGAAGCGACAGGGTGGGGGTTAGAAGTTTCTGAGGTTAAGAAGCAACTGGAAGCTGCTCGATCCAAGGGTATAATTGTCAGGGCCCTCGTTGTCATAAATCCCGGCAACCCAACTGGGCAG GTTCTTGCAGAAGACAACCAGCGGGAGATTGTGGAATTTTGCAAGAAAGAAGGTCTAGTTCTTCTCGCAGATGAG GTATACCAGGAAAATATCTACATCGATAACAAGAAGTTCAATTCATTCAAGAAGATATCCCGGTCAATGGGATATGGTGAAAAAGATATTGCTCTCGTATCATTCCAGTCAGTTTCTAAAG GGTACCACGGAGAGTGTGGAAAAAGAGGGGGTTACATGGAAGTCACTGGTTTCAGTGCTGATGTAAGGGAACAGATTTACAAGGTGGCATCTGTCAATCTTTGTTCGAACATCTCTGGTCAGATTCTTGCGAGTCTCGTCATGAATCCACCCAAG GTCGGAGACAAATCCTTCAAATCCTTTTCTGCTGAGAAGAATGGGATTCTTTCATCTCTAGGAAGGCGTGCAAAG ACATTAGAAGATGCCTTCAACAGTTTAGAAGGCGTTACTTGCAACAAAGCCGAGGGCGCAATGTATCTGTTTCCATGGCTTCACCTGCCCCAGAAAGCGATCAAAGCCGCTGAAGCTGCTAAAAAAGCCCCAGATGCATTCTATGCTCACCGCCTTCTTGATGCTACTGGAGTTGTCGTTGTCCCTGGATCGGGATTTGGgcag GTCCCAGGCACTTGGCATGTAAGGTGCACGATCCTACCGCAAGAGGATAAGATCCCAGCTATCGTCTCTCGCCTAACGGCCTTTCACGAAGCATTCATGGATGAGTTCCGCGACTGA